The window GCTCGTGGCGTGCTCTATCATCGCGGGGTCGTGGCTGCCGACCGCGATGCCGCCGTCGAAGTGCTCGAACATGTACTCGAGGCACTCCCGGTAGGCCTCGTTCACGCGCTCTTTCTTCCTGTGCGCGAGCTCCGCGGGTTCGTCGTACGCGCCCTTCACGAGGCGGACTTTTCCGGGGAGATCCGCGAGGCGTTCGAGGTCGTCGCGCGTACGCTTGAGGTTCGCCTGCACGCAGACGCCGACGCCGCCGTCGTACTCGGTCGCGAGGCGCTCGTAGGCGTCGAGCGTCACGTCCGTCGTCTCGTGGTCTTCCATGTCGATCCAGCAGAACACGCCGTGCTCGTCGGCGGCCGCCGCGATCCGCTCGACGTTCTCCTCGAACACCGCGTCCGCGACGCCGAGCCCGATCTGGGAGGGCTTCACGCTGATGCAGGCGTCCACGTCGCTGTGCGCGATGTCCGCCACGAGGTCGACGTAGGCGTCCGCGTCCGCGTCCGCCGGCTCGCGGTCGTGGTAGTGCTCGCCGAGCAGGTTCACGATAGCCGTCACGCCGCCGTCGTTCACGTCTGCGACGTGCTCGAGGGCTTCTGCCGGCGTCTCCCCCGCGACGAATCGGCTCGCGATGGGCGGGATCATACACCAATATTTGCCGGTGGCCGGCTTAACTTCCCTGCTCTCGACCCCGGCCGTTTATGGCTCGCGCGCGCCGAGACTGGCGTGTGAGTCTCTACGCGACGGTCGTGACCGCGATGTGGGTGATGCTGCCCGCGTACGTCCCGAACAACGCCGCTGTGCTCGCGGGCGGCGGCGCGCCCCTCGACGGCGGCCGAACCTGGGGCGGCAGACGCATCCTCGGCGACGGGAAGACGTACCGCGGCACCCTCTTCGGCGTCCTCGCCGGGTTCGCCGTCGCCGCCGCGCTCGACGTCCTCCAGCGCGCCGCCATCAGCGCGTTCGGCGTCTCCCTCCCCTGGTTCCCGTTCGCGGCGATGGGTGCCCTTCCCGCGGGCGCGATGCTCGGCGACATCCTCGCGTCGTTCGTCAAGCGCCGCACCGGCCGCGAACGCGGCGCCTCGTTCCCCCTCCTCGACCAGCTCGACTTCGTCGTCGTCGCGCTCGCCGTCACCGCCGTCGCCGCCCCCGCCTGGTTCGGCGACACCTTCACGCTCGACGTGCTGCTCGCTATCCTCGTCCTCACCCCACTCCTCCACCTCCTCACCAACGCCATCGCCTACCAGTTCGGCCTGAAGGACGAACCCTGGTAGTGCGGGCAACGCGAACCGCTTTTCACGCGTCCTCTCGACGTTCTCCGTAATGGCGAACGACGACCTCATTCGGGCGCTGCGGGACGCCGACTCGGTACGGTTCGGGGAGTTCGAGCTGTCGCACGGCGGCACCTCGGAGTACTACGTCGATAAGTACCTGTTCGAGACCGACCCGGGGTGTCTGCGGCTCATCGCGAGGGAGTTCGCGGCCCTCGTCGAGGACGAGAAACTGGGCGGCGTCGCGCTCGGCGGCGTGCCGCTGGCGGCGGTGACGAGCGTGGAGACGGACAACCCGTACGTCATCGCGCGCAAGCAGGCGAAGGAGTACGGAACCGGAAACCGCATCGAGGGACGGCTCTCCGAGGGCGAGGAGGTCGTGGTCGTGGAGGACATCGCGACCACGGGGCAGTCGGCGGTCGACGCGGCGCAAGCCCTGCGGGAGGCCGGCGCGGAAGTCAACCGCGTGCTGGTCGTCGTCGACCGCGAGGAGGGCGGGAGCGACCTGCTCGCGGAGCACGACCTGGAACTCGAAGCGCTGGTGACGGCGGCGGAACTGCTCGCGGACGCCGACCGATAAGCGCGCGGACGTGCTGCTTTCTCCCCTGAACGAATTCGAGTTATTCATGCTTGTGGAATCGTGAATAGGGGTATGAATCGCGCCGAGAAGGCGACCCTCCAGTTGCAGGCGGTATCGGTTCTCCGAACCCTGAAGGAGACGCGGACGTACGACGAACTCGCCGAGGAGACGGGACTCCCGGCCGGCGACCTGAACCGGTACGTGAACGGCCACGTGCTCCCGAGCGCGGACCGCGCCCGTGACGTCGTCGAGGGCGTCGGGACGGAGACGCTCCGCGACGAACTCGAAGCCCGCGTCTCCGTGGACGACGAGGGGTACGTCGACAACTCCGGGGTCGTGTTCGACCAGTCCTTCCTCGATTTGGTCGCGCCGGTCGCGGCGGAGTCCTACGACTTCGGGCAGCCGGACGTGGTGCTCACGGCCGCGACTGACGGGATCACGCTCGCCGCGGCCCTAGCCTCGTACTTCGACGCGCGGTGTGCGTACGCGAAGAAGTCGAAGGAGACGGCGGTGGACGAGTTCATCGAGGCCCGCCAGCGCCTCGACTCCGGCATCGAACTCACGTACTACCTCCCCAAGTCGGCGCTCGACACGGGCGAGTCGGTGCTCGTCGTGGACGACCTCATCCGGTCCGGTGAGACGCAGGAACTCCTCCTCGACATCGCGGCGACGGCGGACGCGGACGTGGCGGGCGTGTTCACGCTCATCGCGGTCGGCGACGAGGGCGTCGAGCGCGCCCGCGAGCGCACGGACGCGCCGGTCGGTACCCTTACCGCGTTCGAGAAGTAAGCACGAACGTGCTGTTTTCTGGTGGATAGGGGTCAATTATTGCACGTCTAGCACAATCGTGTGGTAACGTTTAAGTAAACTCTGTCGTGTAGGCTCGAACGTGCATCATGGGACTCGCTGATACCCTCGCCGACTACTTCGGGTTCGACGAACACGACACGGACCTCAGGACAGAGACCGTCGCGGGAGTCACCACCTTCCTCGCGATGAGCTACATTATCGTCGTCAACCCCGCCACGCTCGCCAAGAAGGGCGACGAGTTCGGCGGGTTCGTCGTCGAGGGCTACACGTACGCCGAGACGGTGCAGATGCTCGCCGTCGTCACCATCCTCGCGTCCGCCGCGGCGATACTCGTGATGGCGTTCTACGCCAACCGGCCGTTCGGACTGGCGCCCGGCCTCGGCCTGAACGCCTTCTTCGCGTTCACCGTCGTCGGCGCGCTCGGCGTCCCCTGGCAGACCGCGCTCGCCGCCGTCGTCACCGAGGGCGTGCTCTTCATCGTCCTCACCGCCATCGGCGCCCGCGAGTACGTCATCCAGCTCTTCCCCGAACCCGTGAAGTTCGCCGTCGGCACCGGTATCGGGCTGTTCCTCGCGCTCATCGGCTTCCAGGCGATGGGCGTCGTCGTCACCGACCCCGCGACCGCCGTCTCCCTCGGCAACCTCGCGCAGAACCCCGTCGCCATCCTCGCCATCGTCGGCCTGTTCTTCACGTTCGCGCTCTACGCCCGCGGCGTCACCGGCAGCATCATCTTCGGCATCGTCGGTACCACTGTCGTCGGCGTCGCCCTCACCCTCGCCGGCTTCGGCGGCGGCAACCTCGCCGCCGACTTCGTCACTACCTCCGGCTTCCAGTGGAGCGAACTCCCCGAAGCCCAGTACGACATCACGCCGCTCGCCGGCGCGTTCATCGAGGGCTTCCAGAACGTCGAAGCGCTGAGCTTCGCGCTCATCGTCTTCACGTTCTTCTTCGTCGACTTCTTCGACACCGCGGGCACCCTCGTCGGCGTCGGGCAGGCCGGCGGGTTCCTCGACGAGGATGGCGACCTCCCCGACGCCGATAAGTCCCTCATGGCGGACGCGGTTGGCACCACCGTCGGCGGGATGCTCGGTACGTCCACCGTCACCGCCTACATCGAATCCGCGACCGGCGTCGAGGAAGGCGGCCGCACCGGCATGACCGCGCTCGTCATCGCCATCCTCTTCCTCGTCTCCCTCGTGTTCGTTCCGTTCGCCGCCGTCATCCCCCAGTACGCGAGCCACATCGCGCTCGTCGTCATCGGCGTCATCATGCTCGGGAACGTCACCAGCATCGACTGGAACGACCTCACGTACGCCATCCCCGCCGGCCTCACCATCCTCGTCATGCCCTTCACGTACAGCATCGCGTACGGCATCGCCGCCGGCATCGTCTCCTACCCCGTCGTCAAGACCGCCGTCGGCGAGTACGACGAGGTCAGCGTCGGCCAGTGGCTGCTCGCCGCCGCCTTCGTGCTCTACTTCTTCGTCCGCACCAGCGGCATCCTCCAGAGCGCCGTCGCGTAACGCCGCTTCCCCGGTGCTCTTAGGCCTCCACGCTCTCCCCTTCCGTATGGGAACCATCACGCTCTACAACCTCCCCGGCTGTCCGTACTGCGCGAAAGTCACGGACAAACTCGCCGAACTCGACCTCGACTACGAGCGAATCGACGTGCCGCGCGCCCACTCGGAGCGCACGGAAGTCGAGAACGTCAGCGGCCAGACCGGCGTCCCCGTCCTCGTCGACCCCGAGAACGGCGTCGACGGGATGCCCGAATCCGACGACATCGTCGAGTACCTCGAAAAACAGTACGCTTAGGCTTCGCTCGGTTCGCCGCGGTCTTTGAGGAGGTCGCGGAACTCCTCGGGGTCGTCCATGTCCTCGACCTCGCTGCGCTCGATGATGGCGGTGCCGTCGATGGACGTCTGCTTGGACTTATCCACGAAGTAGACGGAGCGCGTGTGGGTGATGCGGCCGACGCTCGCCATGATGCGCGCCCGCTTGACGGCGGCTTCGGTGAGGTCGCTGTTTCCGGTGAGGAGGCTGGGTTCGCGTTCGTCCTCGCTCACGGCCTTGAACGGCGCGCGCGTCGTCGGGTGCACGTCGAACCCGACGCGGGTGAGGACGGTGAGCACGGGCTGGTCGGCGGGGTCGACGTCCGGGTCCTCCGGCGTTGGGTCGGCGTCCCGCACGTCCTCCGCGCCCTCCATGACGTTCACCGGACTCGTGAGCGAATCCCCGAACAGGTCTTCGAGCTGAACGGCCACGTCGATGCTGGCGTTCATGCCGTCCTCGTACTTCGAGACGGTGCGCCGGGAGACGCCGAGCTCCTGGGCGAGCTGGCCGAGGCTCAACCCCTGTTCTTCGCGTTCGTCCGCGAGCACGTCGCCGTCGATGTTCACGTAGAGCCCGCCGGGCGCGGCGTAGATGAGCGGCGGGACGCCCTCGAGGAAGTAATCGAGCGCGGTGTCCGGGCTGATGGCAGGGACGCCGTGCCGGAAGTAGACCACGCCGTGTTCCAGTTCCTCGTCGCGGCTCCGCAGGCCGACCAAGAGCGGGGTGGCGTTCAGGTAGTGGCCGAGCCGCCGCATCTCCGCGCCCGTCGGCGCGTCGAACGCGTCGATGTTCGCTAGGATTTTGAGGAGCACGACGTCCTCGCCGCGGCGGGCGGCGACGTCGAAGCTCTTCGGTCGGATGGTGGCGCGGTCGCTCACCGAAAACCCGGCGTCCGCGAGCATCGCGGTGACGTTCTCGATGAGGGCCGACCGTGACATAGATGGAGATAAACCGTTCGGCGCATATATGCGTTGTGCCGCCGGGAGAGCGTCCGAAAGCTGTTAATTCACTGCGAGAGAACTGCGCGTGTGACTATCGTCGGCCTGGACGACACGGACTCCCGGGAGCGCGGGATGTGTACGACGTACGCCGCTCACGAGGTCGCAGAACGTCTCGAAGCAGCGGGCGACGGTGTCGAACGCGTGCTGCTCGTCCGCCTGAACCCCGCCGCCCCGCACAAGACCCGGGGGAACGCCGCGCTCGCCGTGC is drawn from Salarchaeum sp. JOR-1 and contains these coding sequences:
- a CDS encoding proline dehydrogenase family protein, coding for MIPPIASRFVAGETPAEALEHVADVNDGGVTAIVNLLGEHYHDREPADADADAYVDLVADIAHSDVDACISVKPSQIGLGVADAVFEENVERIAAAADEHGVFCWIDMEDHETTDVTLDAYERLATEYDGGVGVCVQANLKRTRDDLERLADLPGKVRLVKGAYDEPAELAHRKKERVNEAYRECLEYMFEHFDGGIAVGSHDPAMIEHATSLHEEHGTAFELQMLMGVREDAQFDLADDYEVYQYVPYGGKWFSYFYRRAMERKENLLFALRAVLGR
- a CDS encoding CDP-2,3-bis-(O-geranylgeranyl)-sn-glycerol synthase, whose protein sequence is MSLYATVVTAMWVMLPAYVPNNAAVLAGGGAPLDGGRTWGGRRILGDGKTYRGTLFGVLAGFAVAAALDVLQRAAISAFGVSLPWFPFAAMGALPAGAMLGDILASFVKRRTGRERGASFPLLDQLDFVVVALAVTAVAAPAWFGDTFTLDVLLAILVLTPLLHLLTNAIAYQFGLKDEPW
- the pyrE gene encoding orotate phosphoribosyltransferase; its protein translation is MANDDLIRALRDADSVRFGEFELSHGGTSEYYVDKYLFETDPGCLRLIAREFAALVEDEKLGGVALGGVPLAAVTSVETDNPYVIARKQAKEYGTGNRIEGRLSEGEEVVVVEDIATTGQSAVDAAQALREAGAEVNRVLVVVDREEGGSDLLAEHDLELEALVTAAELLADADR
- a CDS encoding phosphoribosyltransferase family protein, with the protein product MNRAEKATLQLQAVSVLRTLKETRTYDELAEETGLPAGDLNRYVNGHVLPSADRARDVVEGVGTETLRDELEARVSVDDEGYVDNSGVVFDQSFLDLVAPVAAESYDFGQPDVVLTAATDGITLAAALASYFDARCAYAKKSKETAVDEFIEARQRLDSGIELTYYLPKSALDTGESVLVVDDLIRSGETQELLLDIAATADADVAGVFTLIAVGDEGVERARERTDAPVGTLTAFEK
- a CDS encoding NCS2 family permease, translated to MGLADTLADYFGFDEHDTDLRTETVAGVTTFLAMSYIIVVNPATLAKKGDEFGGFVVEGYTYAETVQMLAVVTILASAAAILVMAFYANRPFGLAPGLGLNAFFAFTVVGALGVPWQTALAAVVTEGVLFIVLTAIGAREYVIQLFPEPVKFAVGTGIGLFLALIGFQAMGVVVTDPATAVSLGNLAQNPVAILAIVGLFFTFALYARGVTGSIIFGIVGTTVVGVALTLAGFGGGNLAADFVTTSGFQWSELPEAQYDITPLAGAFIEGFQNVEALSFALIVFTFFFVDFFDTAGTLVGVGQAGGFLDEDGDLPDADKSLMADAVGTTVGGMLGTSTVTAYIESATGVEEGGRTGMTALVIAILFLVSLVFVPFAAVIPQYASHIALVVIGVIMLGNVTSIDWNDLTYAIPAGLTILVMPFTYSIAYGIAAGIVSYPVVKTAVGEYDEVSVGQWLLAAAFVLYFFVRTSGILQSAVA
- a CDS encoding glutathione S-transferase N-terminal domain-containing protein — translated: MGTITLYNLPGCPYCAKVTDKLAELDLDYERIDVPRAHSERTEVENVSGQTGVPVLVDPENGVDGMPESDDIVEYLEKQYA
- a CDS encoding transcriptional regulator, with translation MSRSALIENVTAMLADAGFSVSDRATIRPKSFDVAARRGEDVVLLKILANIDAFDAPTGAEMRRLGHYLNATPLLVGLRSRDEELEHGVVYFRHGVPAISPDTALDYFLEGVPPLIYAAPGGLYVNIDGDVLADEREEQGLSLGQLAQELGVSRRTVSKYEDGMNASIDVAVQLEDLFGDSLTSPVNVMEGAEDVRDADPTPEDPDVDPADQPVLTVLTRVGFDVHPTTRAPFKAVSEDEREPSLLTGNSDLTEAAVKRARIMASVGRITHTRSVYFVDKSKQTSIDGTAIIERSEVEDMDDPEEFRDLLKDRGEPSEA